The Clostridiales bacterium region AATAGTCCGCAAGTTCGGTTATGCGCAATTCCATTTCTTTGAGTCGTTCGCGTAGCATTTCAACCTCACAACAAGAGATTACCATATTTTACATTTTATGTCAAGCATATTTTACACATTTTGTAAAATTATTTTGTTTTTTCAACCATCGAAACACTTTTAAAAAACTATGCTGACACTTCTTAAATCTAAATAAAAGAAAAAGACCCTGTTTTCACAAGGTCTTTTAAATTTGTATTCGATTGTGGCACCGACAGCACACGACGGAAGTTTTTGTACTCTCAGCGTCGGTTAGCCCTGTGCGCTTACATTGTCTGTTAGCCTAAGTATTTGCAGGCTGCCATTGCTGCGGACGCACCGTCGGCGACGGCGGTTGTAAGCTGACGGACTTTTTTAGTACGGCAGTCGCCTGCGACGAACACACCGTCCGTATTTGTCGTGCAGTTCTCGTCAGCAGTGATATAGCCGCTTCCGTCAAGCTTGACAACGTTTTTAAAGGGCGCGTTGTCCGGCTCTTGACCTATGGCGATAAAACACGCCTTGACGGGTATGGTGCGTTTTTTGCCGGTTTCCTTGTCGTCGAACACGCACGCGCTGAGCTCGTCGCCGCCCTCGAATCCGCAAAGCGTAACGTTTTTTACCCACTCTACGTTTTTCTTTTGCAGCAGCGTATCGACGAGCGCTTTGTCGCCGAAAAACTTATCCATCCAGGTGCAAACGTATACCTTGTTGCAATATCCCGAGAGCAAGATCCCGTATTGGAGCGCGGTATTCGCGTCGCCCACGAGCGCCACGTCGTCGCCCGAGTAGAACGGACCGTCGCAAACGGCGCAGTAGCTTACGCCGCTACCGGTAAGTTCTTCTTCTCGCTCCACGCCGATATGCTTATGCTTTGCGCCGGTGGCGATTATTACCGCACGCGCCTCGTGCTTTCCGCTGTCGGTCTTGACGGTAAAGATATCGGCGGTTTTTTGTATTTGCTCCGCCCGCTCGTATTCCAGCTCCGCGCCGAGCGCTTTGATCTGCTCGAACAGCTTGTCGGAGAACTCACTGCCCGAAATCTCTTTTATCGACGGGAAATTTTCCACTCGCGGCGAATTGGCAATCTGACCGCCTACGCACTCGCCTTCGAGCAACAACACGGTTTTCCCGTTCCTAAGCGCGTACAGCGCGGCGGTCATTCCCGCCGTGCCTGCGCCTATTACTATTATATCATGCATTCGCGTTGACCTTTTTCTTCGAGCCTTTGGCGGGCGTGACTTCCGTCTTGCTCGCCCTGAACGCGTCTATGAATTGCTTTACTCCGGTAACGTCGGCGTACTTAACGACGTTCTCTCCGTCGTCCGCCACGAGGGTGGGAGCTTTCTTAACGCCGTACTTTATTGCGAGATCGCGTTGCTCGTTGGCGTTGATGACCTCGACCTCGATCCCCGCCTCGTTGAGCATGGGTATCGATGCCCTGCACTTGGGACAGGTGGGCGTGGTGAACAGCATGAGCCTTGCGCCCGTCACGCAGACCTCGGGCGTGCTTTCGGGCTGCTCGCGGTTTGGAAGTTTGTGTCCGGTGTGCGGGGTATCGTACTTCATGGTGTTGTACGTTCTGCGGTCCTTGAACTCCTGCGCCTTGCCGTCGTTCCAGTTCTGAACGGGACGGTAGTAACCGGTAATACGGCTGTTGACCTCGGTCTTTTCGCCGCAGTGCGGGCAGGTATAAACCTCGCCTGCGATATAGCCGTGGTTGCGGCATACCGAGTACGTCGGCGAAAGCGTGAAGTACGGAAGTCTGTAATTCTCGGCGACCGTGCGAACGAGCTTAGCCGCGGCCTTCCAGTCGGGCAGTTTCTCGCCTAAGAAGGTGTGGAAAACGGTACCCGAGGTGTAAAGAATTTGGAGCTCGTCCTGGATATCGAGCGCGCTGAACACGTCCTCGGTATAGCCTACGGGCAGGTGCGAGCTGTTGGTGTAGTACGGCGTGCCGTTCTCGTTGGCGGTGATGATATCGGGATAACGCTCCTTGTCGTGCTTAGCCAAGCGGTAAGTCGTCGACTCGGCGGGCGTTGCTTCGAGGTTGTAAAGATCGCCGTAGCGTTCTTGGTAGATAACGAGCCGCTCGCGCATATGGTTGAGCACGTTCTTGGCGAACTCCTGTACGCGCGGATCGGTGAGGTTGGCGCGGAGCCATTTGGCGTTGAGCCCCGCTTCGTTCATACCGACAAGCCCGATAGTCGAGAAGTGGTTATTGAACGTGCCGAGGTAGCGGCGGGTGTAGGGATAAAGACCCTCGTCCATGAGCTTGGTTATAATGTCGCGCTTGATTTTGAGCGAGCGCGCCGAGATATCCATGAGCCTGTCCAAACGGTTGTAGAAATCTTCTTCGTTCTCCGCAAGGTACGCAAGGCGCGGCATATTGAGCGTAACGACGCCGACCGAACCGGTGCTCTCGCCGCTTCCGAAGAACCCGCCGTTCTTCCTGCGAAGCTCGGTAAGGTCGAGGCGCAGACGGCAGCACATACTGCGGATATCCGACGGTTCCATGTCGGAGTTGATATAGTTGCTGAAATACGGAGTGCCGTACTTAGCCGCCATCTCGAACAACAGCTTGTTGTTCTCGTTCTCGGTCCAGTCGAAGTCCTTGGTAATCGAGTACGTGGGGATAGGATACTGGAAGCCGCGGCCGTTGGCGTCGCCCTCGATCATGATCTCGATGAACGCCTTGTTGACCATGTCCATTTCCTTCTTGCAGTCCTTGTACTTGAAGTTCATGGACTTGCCGCCGACGATAGCGGGCTGTTCGGCAAGGTCGGGCGGGCACGTCCAGTCGAGCGTGATATTGCTGAACGGAGCTTGCGTGCCCCAGCGCGACGGGGTGTTTACGCCGTAAATGAACGACTCGATGCACTTCTTAACTTCGTTGTAAGAAAGGTTGTCCACCTTGACGAACGGCGCAAGATAGGTATCGAAGGACGAGAACGCCTGCGCGCCCGCCCATTCGTTTTGCATAATGCCGAGGAAGTTGACCATCTGGTTGCAGAGGGTCGCAAGGTGGCTCGCCGGCGACGAGCTGATCTTGCCGGGTATGCCGCCCAAGCCTTCCTGAATAAGCTGACGGAGCGACCAGCCCGCGCAGTAGCCGGTAAGCATGGACATATCGTGAATGTGAATGTCCGCGCTGCGGTGCGCGTTAGCGATCTCCTCGTCGTAGATCTCGGAGAGCCAATAGTTGGCGGTGATAGCGCCCGAGTTGGAAAGAATGAGACCGCCGACCGAATAAGTAACGGTCGAGTTCTCTTTCACGCGCCAGTCGGAAGCTTTAACGTAGCTGTCGACGAGCTCTTTATAGTCGAGTATGGTCGACTTCATATTGCGAATTTTTTCGCGTTGTTTGCGGTAAAGAATGTACGCCTTGGCAACGTCGGCATAGCCCGCCTGAATGAGCACCTGCTCTACGCTGTCCTGTATGTCCTCAACGGCAACGAACCCGTTCTTGACCTTGCCCGAAAAATCGCTCGTAACGCGCAACGCGATAAGATCGATGATATCGTCGTTATACTGCTTTTCGACCGCGTCGAACGCCTTGCGAATGGCTTGGCTTATCTTGGATAAATCGAAGCCCGTCTTTTTGCCGTCTCTCTTGACTACTTGATACATTGGTTACCTCCGAGTAACATGAGTTATGTCGATTGTTTTACACACTAAAACGGAAGATTTTATCACTTTCCCTTTTTAGGGGCGAAAACATTGCTATTATATCACCCCCAAATAGGCTTGTCAAGCCAAAAGACACAATATATTGTGTTTTTTTAAAAAATTTTTCGCGCCAAAACCACAATATATTGAGTGCAGTATAGACACCTGACTAAACCGCAAGTTCGAAACAATTACAAAACAAAAAACCGCACCCGCATTTGATTGGGGGTACGGTTTCCGATTACCTATCGATCAGTGTATGAACATATCGCTGCGCTTGCGGAAGTAAACGAAGCTTACGACCAGGCAGACGAACTGCGCCACAAGCCATATTATATTTTGAATGGAGAACGCTTCGATAAAGCTGCTTTCGGTCAAGTGCGCAACAAGAGCGGCGTAGACGATTTCGACCACTATCACGAGGAAGTACAATGCGTACAGCGCGATCGGACCGAGCCGCATATACTTAGCGAGCATGAAGCGCGCGGCAATACCTACCGCCGCCAATAGAAACAGCGCGACGCCGTAAATAATATCAACCGTTTGAAGACCGGGATATAACGCGTAAATAAGCGTGGGATCTACGTCGTACATTTTGTACGCATAACCGGTAACGGCAATTACACCGAACGCTATATTCCAAACAACGCCCAACGGCAATGCGAAATTGATAAGAA contains the following coding sequences:
- a CDS encoding FAD-dependent oxidoreductase; translation: MHDIIVIGAGTAGMTAALYALRNGKTVLLLEGECVGGQIANSPRVENFPSIKEISGSEFSDKLFEQIKALGAELEYERAEQIQKTADIFTVKTDSGKHEARAVIIATGAKHKHIGVEREEELTGSGVSYCAVCDGPFYSGDDVALVGDANTALQYGILLSGYCNKVYVCTWMDKFFGDKALVDTLLQKKNVEWVKNVTLCGFEGGDELSACVFDDKETGKKRTIPVKACFIAIGQEPDNAPFKNVVKLDGSGYITADENCTTNTDGVFVAGDCRTKKVRQLTTAVADGASAAMAACKYLG
- a CDS encoding ribonucleoside triphosphate reductase — protein: MYQVVKRDGKKTGFDLSKISQAIRKAFDAVEKQYNDDIIDLIALRVTSDFSGKVKNGFVAVEDIQDSVEQVLIQAGYADVAKAYILYRKQREKIRNMKSTILDYKELVDSYVKASDWRVKENSTVTYSVGGLILSNSGAITANYWLSEIYDEEIANAHRSADIHIHDMSMLTGYCAGWSLRQLIQEGLGGIPGKISSSPASHLATLCNQMVNFLGIMQNEWAGAQAFSSFDTYLAPFVKVDNLSYNEVKKCIESFIYGVNTPSRWGTQAPFSNITLDWTCPPDLAEQPAIVGGKSMNFKYKDCKKEMDMVNKAFIEIMIEGDANGRGFQYPIPTYSITKDFDWTENENNKLLFEMAAKYGTPYFSNYINSDMEPSDIRSMCCRLRLDLTELRRKNGGFFGSGESTGSVGVVTLNMPRLAYLAENEEDFYNRLDRLMDISARSLKIKRDIITKLMDEGLYPYTRRYLGTFNNHFSTIGLVGMNEAGLNAKWLRANLTDPRVQEFAKNVLNHMRERLVIYQERYGDLYNLEATPAESTTYRLAKHDKERYPDIITANENGTPYYTNSSHLPVGYTEDVFSALDIQDELQILYTSGTVFHTFLGEKLPDWKAAAKLVRTVAENYRLPYFTLSPTYSVCRNHGYIAGEVYTCPHCGEKTEVNSRITGYYRPVQNWNDGKAQEFKDRRTYNTMKYDTPHTGHKLPNREQPESTPEVCVTGARLMLFTTPTCPKCRASIPMLNEAGIEVEVINANEQRDLAIKYGVKKAPTLVADDGENVVKYADVTGVKQFIDAFRASKTEVTPAKGSKKKVNANA